The following are encoded together in the Gilvimarinus sp. DA14 genome:
- a CDS encoding oxidative damage protection protein, with amino-acid sequence MSRTVFCRKYKKELPGLAQPPYPGPKGQDIFDNVSAEAWQEWLNHQTMLINEKQLNLMDTGTRVYLGEQMTKFLSGDDYDAAEGYVPPKNDK; translated from the coding sequence ATGAGCCGCACGGTATTTTGCCGCAAATACAAAAAAGAGCTGCCAGGTTTGGCGCAGCCCCCTTATCCAGGCCCCAAAGGTCAGGATATTTTTGACAATGTAAGCGCCGAGGCTTGGCAGGAGTGGTTGAACCACCAGACAATGTTGATTAATGAAAAGCAATTAAATCTGATGGATACCGGGACAAGAGTGTATCTTGGTGAACAAATGACCAAGTTTTTATCCGGTGACGACTACGACGCCGCCGAAGGATATGTTCCCCCGAAAAACGACAAATAA
- the mutY gene encoding A/G-specific adenine glycosylase, giving the protein MTDAFAAAVLRWFDEHGRKHLPWQQNITPYRVWLSEIMLQQTQVTTVIPYFERFTNAFPCVQDLAAAPLDEVLHLWTGLGYYARARNLHKCAQQVVDEHCGAFPETVEALAALPGIGESTAGAIVSIAFKKHAAILDGNVKRVLARYHAIAGWPGQSGTLKALWEKARLHTPEQRCNHYTQAMMDLGSMLCTRTRPACESCPVGDGCVARATGQQLAYPGKKPKKDKPVKATYLLMLRSPAGELLLEQRAATGIWGGLWSFPELALEQKVAEFCTTRYGEPGTIEYWDSYRHTFSHYHLDITPVLVQLGREPDRVMEAGGALWYNVHQPENVGLAAPVKRLLESLARLDPLSARPEESL; this is encoded by the coding sequence ATGACAGATGCATTTGCGGCGGCTGTGCTCCGCTGGTTTGACGAGCACGGCCGCAAACACCTACCTTGGCAACAAAACATCACCCCCTACCGGGTTTGGCTGTCGGAAATAATGTTGCAGCAGACTCAGGTAACCACGGTTATCCCGTATTTCGAGCGCTTTACCAATGCTTTCCCCTGTGTGCAGGATTTAGCGGCAGCACCACTCGATGAAGTGCTGCACTTATGGACGGGCCTGGGGTATTACGCCCGCGCCCGCAACTTGCACAAGTGCGCGCAACAGGTGGTCGATGAGCACTGTGGTGCCTTCCCCGAAACCGTAGAAGCGCTGGCGGCGCTGCCTGGTATTGGAGAATCTACCGCTGGCGCCATTGTCAGCATTGCGTTTAAAAAACATGCCGCCATTTTGGATGGCAATGTTAAACGCGTCTTGGCTCGCTATCACGCCATTGCTGGTTGGCCTGGGCAGAGCGGCACATTAAAAGCTTTATGGGAAAAAGCGCGACTACATACCCCCGAGCAGCGCTGTAACCACTATACCCAGGCAATGATGGATTTGGGGTCTATGTTGTGTACGCGCACGCGCCCCGCTTGCGAGAGTTGCCCAGTGGGCGATGGCTGTGTCGCCCGAGCGACTGGGCAACAGCTTGCTTATCCGGGCAAAAAGCCGAAAAAAGACAAGCCGGTTAAAGCCACCTACCTATTAATGCTGCGCTCGCCAGCCGGCGAGTTATTACTGGAGCAGCGCGCCGCGACGGGCATTTGGGGCGGCTTGTGGAGCTTTCCCGAGTTGGCGCTGGAGCAAAAGGTGGCCGAATTTTGCACGACTCGTTATGGCGAACCTGGCACCATAGAGTACTGGGATAGTTACCGCCACACCTTTAGCCACTATCACTTAGATATTACGCCGGTACTGGTGCAGCTGGGCCGAGAGCCTGACCGGGTAATGGAAGCTGGCGGCGCACTTTGGTATAACGTGCACCAGCCCGAAAACGTCGGCCTGGCCGCGCCAGTAAAACGCTTGCTGGAAAGCTTGGCGCGGCTGGACCCTTTATCAGCAAGGCCCGAGGAGAGTTTATGA
- the nagP gene encoding N-acetylglucosamine MFS transporter NagP, with amino-acid sequence MTEQKSTQASQSAVVPMTIVAILFFILGFATWLNGSLMPYLQQILRLTPFQASLILFSFYIAVTFTGIPSAMIVKKVGYKNGMALGMGTMMLAGLLFIPAAKTQVFALFLFAQLVMGTGQTLLQTAVNPYVVRIGPEESAAVRVSIMGILNKGAGIFAPMVFTALIVSNFTGLVGQELSQENINDMANSLVLPYLGMALFMGCLALAVKFSPLPELEDGEQHESGKGDVKAVLAHPSLVLGVVAIFLYVAVEVIAGDTIGAYALSLGIGNYSVMTSYTMACMVIGYILGILLIPRVISQQTALSASAVLGFVLVLALTMVDRDSAIIANAILVPFGASALPDTVMLLALCGFANAVVWPAVWPLALSGLGRLTSVGSGLLVMGIAGGAFGPVLYSLASGSSGAADGQQQGYLVMLPCYLYILFYALKGHKMTRWKNSATSTAAADQS; translated from the coding sequence ATGACTGAACAAAAATCGACACAGGCTTCGCAGAGTGCTGTCGTTCCGATGACCATTGTGGCCATCTTATTTTTTATTCTCGGCTTTGCTACATGGTTAAACGGCTCTTTAATGCCTTACCTGCAGCAAATTCTACGGTTAACGCCATTTCAAGCCTCACTGATTCTGTTCTCTTTTTACATTGCAGTGACTTTCACCGGTATCCCCTCTGCGATGATCGTTAAAAAGGTAGGCTATAAGAATGGCATGGCGCTCGGGATGGGCACCATGATGCTTGCCGGTTTGCTGTTTATTCCTGCGGCTAAAACCCAGGTTTTTGCGCTGTTCCTTTTTGCTCAGCTGGTTATGGGCACTGGGCAAACTCTGCTGCAAACTGCCGTTAATCCATATGTCGTGCGGATTGGCCCGGAAGAGTCAGCGGCGGTGCGTGTAAGCATTATGGGTATTCTGAATAAGGGGGCGGGTATCTTCGCTCCGATGGTGTTTACTGCGCTCATTGTCAGCAATTTTACCGGTCTGGTAGGTCAGGAGCTCTCCCAGGAAAACATCAACGATATGGCAAACAGTTTGGTGCTGCCTTATCTGGGGATGGCGCTGTTTATGGGATGCTTGGCGCTTGCGGTTAAATTCTCACCCCTGCCCGAACTTGAAGACGGTGAGCAGCACGAGTCTGGCAAAGGTGATGTGAAAGCCGTGCTGGCGCACCCGAGTTTGGTGCTGGGCGTGGTTGCTATCTTTTTGTATGTCGCTGTGGAAGTGATTGCCGGCGATACCATTGGCGCTTATGCGCTGTCGCTGGGTATCGGCAATTACAGTGTTATGACCTCCTACACCATGGCGTGTATGGTGATTGGTTACATTCTTGGGATTCTTTTAATTCCCCGTGTCATTTCTCAGCAGACAGCTCTGAGCGCCTCGGCGGTGCTGGGCTTTGTGTTGGTTTTGGCACTGACTATGGTGGATCGCGACAGCGCCATAATAGCCAATGCTATTTTGGTCCCTTTTGGCGCAAGTGCGTTACCCGATACCGTAATGCTTCTCGCGCTGTGCGGGTTCGCCAATGCGGTGGTTTGGCCCGCAGTTTGGCCTTTAGCGTTGTCGGGCTTAGGGCGGTTAACCAGTGTTGGCTCGGGTCTGCTGGTGATGGGTATTGCCGGTGGCGCCTTCGGCCCTGTGTTGTACAGCCTGGCCTCTGGTTCATCCGGTGCAGCCGATGGGCAACAGCAAGGTTACTTAGTGATGTTGCCCTGCTATTTGTACATCCTGTTTTATGCGCTGAAAGGACACAAGATGACACGCTGGAAAAATTCTGCGACTTCTACAGCGGCGGCCGATCAAAGTTAG